Proteins encoded within one genomic window of Acinetobacter sp. WCHA55:
- a CDS encoding BCCT family transporter, producing MPSIKPSLFANIKRNVFLSTVVILVLFLALILFDPSGFEALTKHLNQWIIDSFSWFYVLSVALFLIVLIFIALSDMGKIKLGPDHSLPEYSSGSWFAMLFTAGMGIGLMFFGVAEPVMHYVNPPTGDGQTVDAAQQAMRITFFHWGLHAWAIYALVGLSLAYFSFRHNLPLKVRSALYPLVGKKIYGATGDAVDTFATLGTIFGVATTLGFGVTQINSGLNYLFGIQQSIGIQVGLIIFVTFLASLSVGFGLDKGIKRLSELNLVLALVLLLFVFFASSSIYILQTSIQNAGQYVSNLFTMTFNLYAYQPNGWIGGWTIMYWAWWISWSPFVGMFIARVSKGRTIREFIVGVLFIPTGFTLIWMGFMGNAALFSIIQDGHTSLISAVQQDSSVALFEFLTHLPFAQISSLIATVLVVLFFVTSADSGSLVIDYLTAETENSPLWQRLFWTILIALLSIILLMAGGLSALQSATIMSALPFTLIMLLVCWGLLKALRLDVTKMRALQDARITPRAIQNPRSWQQRLGLIMHYPHTQLEVEQFIEQRVQAAFSAVQKEFQRRQLDVTIQPIEHGLQLRVDHHNEINFIYQVVARETQPPSFMADRLEEQQFYQAEVFLREGGQNYDVMDWTLDDLLQDIIDQYERHLHFLNLVRATN from the coding sequence TATTGATTCATTTAGCTGGTTTTATGTTTTATCTGTCGCATTATTTCTCATAGTGCTGATCTTTATTGCGCTCTCCGATATGGGGAAAATAAAACTCGGTCCTGATCATAGTCTGCCGGAATATAGCAGTGGTTCTTGGTTCGCCATGCTGTTTACCGCAGGGATGGGGATTGGTCTGATGTTCTTCGGTGTTGCTGAACCCGTGATGCACTATGTCAACCCGCCCACGGGCGATGGGCAAACTGTAGATGCCGCACAACAGGCAATGCGCATCACCTTTTTCCACTGGGGATTACATGCATGGGCCATTTATGCGCTTGTGGGCTTGTCACTGGCCTATTTCTCTTTCAGACATAATTTGCCTTTAAAAGTTCGCTCTGCTTTATATCCTTTGGTGGGCAAAAAAATCTATGGTGCAACGGGAGATGCAGTCGATACCTTTGCAACTTTAGGCACTATTTTCGGGGTTGCGACCACACTTGGTTTTGGGGTAACTCAGATTAATTCGGGACTGAATTATTTATTTGGTATCCAGCAAAGTATTGGTATTCAGGTCGGGCTGATTATCTTTGTCACTTTTTTAGCTTCGCTGTCGGTCGGTTTTGGTTTGGATAAAGGCATTAAACGGTTATCTGAATTGAACTTGGTGCTGGCACTGGTTTTACTATTATTTGTGTTTTTTGCCAGTTCTTCCATTTATATATTACAAACTAGTATTCAAAATGCAGGGCAATATGTATCTAATCTTTTCACGATGACCTTCAACTTATATGCCTATCAACCCAATGGTTGGATTGGTGGTTGGACCATTATGTATTGGGCTTGGTGGATTTCGTGGTCGCCTTTTGTTGGAATGTTTATTGCCCGAGTGTCTAAAGGTCGAACCATTCGCGAGTTCATTGTCGGGGTGTTGTTCATTCCAACAGGTTTTACCCTGATTTGGATGGGCTTCATGGGGAATGCAGCGCTGTTCAGTATTATTCAAGATGGACACACTTCTTTAATCTCAGCGGTACAACAAGATTCATCCGTCGCACTGTTTGAATTTTTGACCCATTTACCTTTTGCACAAATATCGAGCCTGATTGCGACCGTTCTGGTGGTGCTATTCTTTGTGACTTCAGCCGACTCAGGCTCATTGGTCATTGATTACTTAACCGCAGAAACAGAAAACTCACCTTTATGGCAACGGTTGTTTTGGACTATTCTGATTGCGTTACTGTCGATTATCTTACTGATGGCAGGCGGACTTTCGGCCTTACAATCGGCCACAATTATGAGTGCCTTACCCTTTACTTTGATTATGCTGTTGGTCTGCTGGGGTTTACTGAAAGCACTGCGTTTGGATGTTACCAAAATGCGTGCACTACAAGATGCACGAATAACGCCACGTGCAATTCAGAATCCACGCAGTTGGCAACAACGTCTAGGTCTGATTATGCATTATCCGCATACTCAGCTTGAGGTGGAGCAGTTTATTGAACAGCGGGTGCAAGCTGCTTTTTCGGCGGTACAAAAGGAATTTCAGCGCCGTCAGCTTGACGTGACCATTCAACCAATTGAGCATGGTTTGCAGTTACGTGTGGATCATCATAATGAAATTAACTTCATCTATCAGGTGGTTGCCCGTGAAACCCAGCCACCCAGTTTTATGGCAGATAGACTCGAAGAACAGCAGTTTTATCAAGCTGAAGTTTTCTTAAGAGAAGGTGGACAGAACTATGATGTGATGGATTGGACTTTAGATGATCTATTGCAAGATATTATTGACCAGTACGAACGTCATTTACATTTCTTAAATTTAGTCAGAGCTACAAACTAA